One genomic segment of Deltaproteobacteria bacterium includes these proteins:
- the fabF gene encoding beta-ketoacyl-ACP synthase II codes for MLKRRVAITGIGTVNPLGNSTKESWSELIQGNGGINIVSRFDPAECEAKIAGEVKNFNPENFIEKRDIKKMSLFIQYAIASSLMAYEDSGLTKDHIDPERLGVIIGSGMGGLESIEFYHRLLLSDGPRKVSPFFIPMTIGNMATGYVAIKLDARGPNLCITTACTSGAHSVGEAFRYIQNGLADVVFAGGAESTITPLAFAGFTNMKALSTKNDNPEKASMPFDNERDGFILAEGAGILVLEEYEHARSRNARIYAEIIGYGANGDAYHITAPSPEGKGATDCMKLAISNAGIKPEEIDYINAHGTSTKYNDLYETKAIKTVFGEHAYKLAVSSTKGATGHLLGAAGGVEAIFTVLAIYHKIVPPTINYSTPDPECDLNYVPNNAIEKEIRFALSNSFGFGGTNGVLLFKRVED; via the coding sequence ATGCTTAAAAGAAGGGTTGCTATTACAGGTATTGGTACTGTTAATCCGCTTGGTAATAGTACGAAAGAAAGCTGGTCAGAACTTATCCAGGGAAATGGGGGGATCAATATTGTATCAAGGTTTGATCCGGCAGAGTGCGAAGCAAAAATTGCCGGCGAGGTAAAAAATTTTAATCCTGAAAATTTTATTGAGAAAAGGGATATTAAAAAAATGTCTCTTTTTATTCAGTATGCAATAGCTTCTTCTTTAATGGCTTATGAAGACAGCGGTCTTACGAAAGATCATATTGATCCTGAAAGGCTCGGGGTAATTATTGGCAGCGGTATGGGTGGACTTGAAAGTATTGAGTTCTACCACCGGCTTCTATTGTCGGATGGCCCAAGAAAGGTTTCTCCATTCTTTATACCAATGACGATCGGCAATATGGCAACAGGTTACGTTGCGATAAAACTTGATGCAAGGGGCCCGAATTTATGTATTACAACTGCATGTACATCCGGTGCTCACTCTGTAGGAGAGGCGTTCAGGTATATACAGAATGGGCTTGCGGATGTGGTCTTTGCGGGTGGAGCGGAATCAACGATAACACCTCTTGCGTTCGCAGGGTTTACCAATATGAAGGCATTATCAACAAAAAATGATAATCCCGAAAAGGCTTCAATGCCGTTTGATAATGAACGCGATGGATTTATTCTGGCAGAGGGCGCAGGAATACTTGTGCTGGAGGAATATGAGCATGCAAGGTCGAGGAATGCAAGGATCTACGCAGAGATAATTGGATATGGAGCAAATGGAGATGCGTACCATATTACCGCGCCTTCTCCTGAAGGCAAAGGAGCAACCGATTGCATGAAGCTTGCAATAAGTAATGCCGGTATAAAGCCGGAAGAGATTGATTACATAAATGCTCACGGCACTTCTACAAAATACAATGACCTTTATGAGACAAAGGCAATTAAAACCGTATTCGGTGAGCATGCATATAAATTAGCTGTTAGTTCTACAAAAGGTGCTACCGGACATTTGCTCGGTGCAGCAGGCGGTGTTGAAGCCATATTTACGGTACTTGCAATTTATCATAAGATTGTCCCGCCTACAATAAACTACTCAACTCCAGATCCGGAATGTGACCTTAACTATGTCCCAAATAATGCAATAGAAAAGGAAATCAGATTTGCCCTTTCAAACTCTTTTGGTTTTGGCGGGACAAATGGTGTATTATTATTTAAGAGGGTAGAGGATTGA
- a CDS encoding ribonuclease HI family protein gives MDSGIVVYIDGASRGNPGDAGCGVVVYGVEKEPMRFSKYLGHATNNVAEYNALLFALEKLIELHIKKVKILSDSQLLVSQVNGDYAVKDTNLKKLFRVYLGLMVNFDSITVKHIPRELNREADKLANFAIDTKAG, from the coding sequence ATGGATAGCGGGATAGTAGTATATATCGATGGAGCATCAAGGGGCAATCCTGGAGACGCGGGATGTGGTGTTGTCGTCTATGGTGTAGAAAAGGAGCCAATGCGTTTCAGTAAATATCTGGGCCATGCAACAAACAATGTGGCTGAATATAATGCCCTTCTATTTGCACTTGAAAAGCTTATAGAATTACATATTAAAAAAGTAAAGATTCTGTCCGACTCCCAGCTGCTTGTCTCACAGGTAAACGGTGATTACGCTGTAAAGGATACAAACCTAAAAAAGTTATTCAGGGTATACCTGGGGCTTATGGTCAATTTTGATAGTATAACAGTAAAACATATACCAAGAGAATTGAATCGTGAGGCAGACAAACTCGCAAACTTTGCAATAGATACAAAAGCCGGATAG
- the fabG gene encoding 3-oxoacyl-[acyl-carrier-protein] reductase: MNDYTPPYNNMGWDFSDKIAVVTGGAKGIGRAITEKLLSYNTTVIIIYNNSQEDAENVCKAAENAGRKAYAIRCNVTNPSEVKNAFEYIEKTFKKLDFLINNAGITKDNLLIRMKDEEWLDVVSTNLNGVFYCTRSAVKLMLRKRYGRIINISSIVGISGNPGQSNYAATKAGIIGFTKAAAKEMGGKNILVNAIAPGYIETDMVSVMPEEFKTMILGNIPLHRYGTPEDVAGLVCFLLSDDAGYINGAVVDINGGIL, from the coding sequence TTGAACGATTATACGCCGCCGTACAATAATATGGGATGGGATTTTTCAGATAAAATTGCGGTTGTTACCGGAGGAGCAAAGGGTATTGGTAGAGCGATAACAGAAAAATTATTGTCGTACAATACTACTGTAATAATTATTTATAATAATTCACAAGAGGATGCCGAGAATGTCTGTAAAGCTGCAGAAAATGCCGGAAGAAAAGCTTACGCAATCAGGTGTAATGTTACAAATCCTTCAGAGGTCAAAAACGCATTTGAATATATAGAAAAAACCTTTAAAAAACTCGATTTTCTTATAAACAATGCCGGTATCACAAAAGATAATCTATTAATAAGAATGAAGGATGAAGAATGGCTTGATGTCGTTTCTACAAACCTGAACGGCGTTTTTTATTGCACAAGATCAGCGGTTAAGCTTATGTTGAGAAAGAGATACGGCAGAATAATAAACATATCATCTATTGTTGGCATATCCGGTAATCCGGGTCAGTCAAATTATGCTGCAACAAAAGCCGGGATAATAGGCTTTACAAAGGCCGCAGCAAAAGAGATGGGCGGGAAAAATATACTTGTAAATGCTATTGCGCCTGGTTATATTGAAACAGATATGGTTTCTGTTATGCCTGAAGAGTTTAAAACCATGATACTCGGGAACATACCTCTGCACAGGTACGGGACACCTGAAGATGTTGCCGGCTTAGTATGTTTTCTATTATCGGATGATGCCGGTTATATAAATGGTGCTGTTGTAGATATAAACGGTGGTATACTTTAA
- a CDS encoding MBL fold metallo-hydrolase, with protein MKQCFPFKLNDWVYALGDSRFISYLIKADDTYIIFEAGVTATSKKIFDQINALNIKKEDIGYIVISHEHADHTTGLPHLAKHFNRAFVLSSTKTKERLLKQQVIQNFMIEDRHFVDVYRGLGETTFDVSDEGFKVTSEINNGDTIINKDIKAIATPGHTSGILSLFIKSEGTMLISDSAGFYYSDNSNMPLFFFGFKQYVQSLKLIESMRPDIIGLGHTTYFKGNEALNRIRESIDTAYSIKEKIQKQIHDGKDKGAIKAWLMELSYKNEMTMYKQDVIELSVEALIKQVMLDNG; from the coding sequence ATGAAACAATGTTTTCCTTTTAAACTAAACGACTGGGTTTATGCGTTAGGGGATAGCAGGTTTATTTCCTATCTTATAAAGGCAGATGATACCTATATCATTTTTGAAGCAGGTGTAACAGCTACATCAAAAAAAATCTTTGATCAGATTAATGCACTTAATATCAAAAAAGAAGACATAGGATATATCGTTATATCTCACGAGCATGCAGATCACACAACAGGTTTACCTCATTTGGCCAAGCATTTTAACAGGGCTTTTGTGCTTTCATCAACCAAAACAAAAGAACGGCTTTTGAAACAACAGGTAATACAAAATTTCATGATAGAGGACAGGCATTTTGTTGATGTGTACAGGGGGCTTGGAGAAACAACCTTTGATGTCTCCGATGAAGGATTTAAGGTAACGTCAGAGATCAATAATGGAGATACGATCATTAATAAAGATATAAAGGCAATTGCAACCCCCGGCCACACATCTGGCATTTTATCTTTATTCATAAAATCAGAAGGTACTATGCTCATATCTGATTCAGCGGGATTTTACTATTCGGATAACAGCAATATGCCTTTATTCTTTTTTGGCTTTAAGCAATACGTGCAATCATTAAAGCTTATAGAATCAATGCGGCCTGATATAATAGGACTCGGTCATACAACCTATTTTAAAGGTAACGAGGCATTAAATCGTATAAGAGAATCCATAGACACAGCCTATTCTATAAAAGAGAAAATACAGAAACAAATACACGATGGTAAGGATAAGGGTGCGATAAAGGCATGGCTTATGGAATTGAGTTACAAGAATGAGATGACAATGTATAAACAGGATGTTATTGAACTCTCGGTGGAGGCATTAATAAAACAGGTAATGCTGGATAATGGATAG
- a CDS encoding HAD-IIB family hydrolase — translation MPKRFLIVFTDLDGTLLDYNTYSPKASANGIELLKKYDIPLIFCTSKSYTEVLYFRKQTNNVDPFIVENGGAIYIPVEQFKQFKPLKPYKQYKEFGGYVTIELGTDYKKIRQVFAEMKKESGDNIVGFGDMSVRDVAKYLNLSEYLAGMAKQRLYDEPFLVKKKDVIESITKVAYDNGLKVYAGTRFYHLMGNTDKGEGVSKLISIYKNTHNNLTTVGIGEGKNDEPMLANVMIPYAVKKPDNTFTHFKLAVQKINAIGPAGFSIAVKDLLNKS, via the coding sequence ATGCCTAAAAGATTTTTGATCGTTTTTACCGATCTTGACGGAACACTGCTTGACTATAATACTTACTCTCCAAAAGCCTCTGCAAACGGAATTGAACTTCTGAAAAAGTATGATATACCCCTCATCTTTTGTACGAGTAAATCCTACACAGAAGTTTTGTACTTCAGAAAACAAACGAATAACGTTGATCCGTTTATTGTCGAAAACGGGGGCGCAATTTATATACCGGTAGAACAATTTAAACAGTTTAAACCGCTCAAGCCCTACAAACAGTATAAGGAATTTGGCGGCTATGTAACCATAGAACTTGGAACCGATTATAAGAAGATCAGACAGGTTTTTGCAGAGATGAAAAAAGAATCCGGCGATAATATTGTGGGGTTTGGTGATATGTCTGTACGTGATGTTGCAAAGTACCTGAACCTTAGCGAGTATCTTGCAGGCATGGCTAAACAGAGGTTGTATGATGAACCGTTTCTTGTAAAAAAAAAGGATGTAATAGAAAGCATAACAAAAGTTGCATATGACAATGGCCTAAAGGTCTATGCTGGTACAAGGTTTTATCATCTTATGGGTAATACCGACAAGGGAGAAGGCGTAAGTAAACTGATTTCTATTTACAAAAACACACATAATAATCTAACAACCGTTGGTATAGGTGAAGGCAAAAACGATGAGCCTATGCTTGCTAATGTTATGATACCTTATGCAGTAAAAAAGCCCGATAATACATTTACCCATTTTAAGTTAGCAGTACAAAAGATTAACGCGATAGGTCCAGCCGGTTTTAGTATAGCCGTAAAAGATCTTTTAAACAAATCATAG
- the fabD gene encoding ACP S-malonyltransferase gives MKIAFIFPGQGSQYVGMGKSLYDHFDIIKDYYDKADKTLGYSLKNLMFEGPKEELTLTYNAQPAILTMSIAVLELVKSKIAIEPLVCMGHSVGEYSALVAAGAISFEEAVYAVRKRGEAMQAAVKPGEGTMAAIIGADELAIKQSLTQAQASVGGIAEIANYNSPEQIVIAGNVITVEKAMSLLHAKGAKLVKKLEVSAPFHSSLMSPAVPVMEKVLQDISFKNTKCPVIFNVDAQPHSLAEDMYPLLLKQIASSVRWTDTILYAIKHGVDTFIEMGPGNVLTMLVKRINQSVKFINVNDETTLERLYAAVQ, from the coding sequence ATGAAGATTGCATTCATTTTTCCCGGGCAAGGTTCTCAATATGTGGGAATGGGTAAATCACTTTATGATCATTTTGATATTATAAAAGATTACTATGATAAAGCAGATAAGACACTTGGATATAGCCTGAAAAATCTGATGTTCGAAGGACCTAAAGAAGAATTAACACTAACGTACAATGCGCAACCCGCAATACTTACGATGAGTATAGCGGTTCTTGAACTTGTAAAAAGCAAAATAGCTATAGAACCACTGGTGTGTATGGGGCACAGTGTTGGAGAGTACAGCGCCCTTGTAGCAGCAGGTGCCATAAGCTTTGAAGAGGCTGTTTACGCTGTAAGAAAAAGAGGTGAAGCTATGCAAGCGGCGGTAAAACCTGGTGAAGGAACAATGGCCGCTATTATAGGAGCTGACGAACTTGCGATAAAACAGTCTTTAACCCAGGCCCAGGCATCTGTAGGCGGGATTGCAGAGATAGCAAATTATAATAGCCCTGAACAGATAGTAATTGCGGGTAATGTTATCACTGTTGAAAAAGCTATGAGCCTATTACATGCAAAGGGTGCAAAACTGGTTAAAAAACTTGAAGTTAGCGCCCCGTTTCATTCAAGCCTTATGTCGCCTGCCGTACCTGTTATGGAAAAAGTATTACAGGATATTAGCTTTAAAAATACAAAATGTCCGGTCATCTTCAATGTTGATGCGCAGCCCCATTCATTAGCCGAGGATATGTACCCTTTGCTTTTAAAGCAGATTGCGAGTTCCGTAAGATGGACGGATACAATTTTATACGCAATAAAGCATGGTGTCGACACTTTTATTGAAATGGGACCAGGTAATGTCCTCACAATGCTTGTAAAACGTATCAACCAATCTGTAAAGTTTATTAATGTAAACGACGAAACGACACTTGAACGATTATACGCCGCCGTACAATAA
- the acpP gene encoding acyl carrier protein, whose amino-acid sequence MMSLEKAVRELIADRLKLDLEQVQVNARFIEDLGADSLDIVEMIMQMEELFGVTIPDEDAEKIKTVNDAISYLKEKGVNA is encoded by the coding sequence ATTATGTCATTAGAAAAAGCGGTAAGAGAACTTATTGCTGATCGGCTGAAGCTCGATCTAGAACAGGTTCAGGTGAATGCAAGATTTATAGAGGATCTCGGGGCAGACTCTCTTGATATCGTCGAGATGATCATGCAGATGGAAGAGCTTTTTGGTGTAACGATCCCGGATGAGGATGCAGAGAAAATCAAAACTGTAAATGATGCTATTTCTTATCTAAAAGAAAAGGGAGTGAATGCTTAA
- the rpiB gene encoding ribose 5-phosphate isomerase B, producing MKIAIASDHAGFSLKQEIFRFLTEKHIEVKDLGTFTESSVDYPDYALKVAESIFANEAEKGILICGTGIGMSIAANKYPHIIAALVYSTYTAEMAARHNNANVITLGGRTMDKKDALKCVDIWLNTPFEHGRHETRINKILNSKTNKKGDGSYGTP from the coding sequence TTGAAGATTGCAATCGCATCAGACCATGCGGGATTTTCTTTAAAACAGGAGATTTTCAGGTTTTTAACAGAAAAACATATAGAGGTGAAGGATCTCGGTACATTCACAGAATCATCCGTTGATTATCCAGATTATGCATTAAAGGTAGCAGAATCTATTTTTGCAAACGAGGCGGAGAAAGGGATACTCATTTGTGGAACAGGCATTGGCATGTCCATTGCCGCAAACAAGTATCCCCATATTATTGCAGCGCTTGTTTACAGTACTTATACTGCTGAAATGGCGGCAAGGCATAACAATGCAAATGTAATCACGCTGGGTGGAAGAACAATGGATAAAAAGGATGCATTAAAATGCGTAGATATCTGGCTTAATACACCATTTGAACATGGCAGGCACGAAACCAGGATTAACAAGATCCTCAATAGTAAAACAAACAAGAAAGGAGATGGATCTTATGGAACACCTTAA
- the nrdR gene encoding transcriptional regulator NrdR, with product MKCPKCDYLDTAVIDSRMTKDGSSIRRRRECPKCNTRFTTYERMETAASLMVIKKDNRREVFDRQKIKQGIIKACEKRPISMDTIDKIVERIVKKYEDAPEKEFASTRIGEDIMMELKELDKVAYVRFASVYREFNDISEFMDELESLLKTKLKKPANKK from the coding sequence ATGAAATGCCCGAAATGCGATTATCTTGATACTGCTGTTATAGATTCACGCATGACAAAAGACGGCTCTTCTATTAGAAGACGGAGAGAATGCCCGAAGTGTAATACACGGTTTACAACTTATGAAAGAATGGAGACTGCTGCGTCTCTTATGGTGATAAAAAAGGACAATAGAAGAGAGGTATTTGACAGGCAAAAGATCAAGCAGGGTATAATAAAGGCATGCGAGAAAAGACCTATAAGCATGGACACCATTGATAAGATTGTAGAAAGGATTGTAAAAAAGTATGAAGACGCTCCTGAAAAAGAGTTCGCCTCGACCCGTATAGGTGAAGATATAATGATGGAGCTTAAAGAGCTTGATAAGGTTGCTTATGTTAGGTTTGCTTCTGTGTACAGGGAGTTTAATGACATAAGTGAATTCATGGATGAATTGGAGAGTCTGTTGAAAACAAAGTTAAAGAAACCTGCCAACAAGAAGTAA
- a CDS encoding serine hydroxymethyltransferase: MEHLKHTDVDVYNAILKEIKRQQNTLELIASENIVSRAVLEAMGSVMTNKYAEGYPGKRYYGGCENMDTVEQLAIDRAKELFKADYVNVQPHSGAQANMSVYFAFLNPGDTIMGMNLAHGGHLTHGSPVNFSGRFYKVIPYGVRKDTRTIDYDELEKLAMEHRPKMLIAGASAYPRTIDFERFSKIAKFCNAYLMVDMAHIAGLVATGLHPSPVPWSDFVTTTTHKTLRGPRGGVVMSKSEHEKQIRSQVFPGMQGGPLMHVIAAKAVSFKEAMSEGFKQYQKQVVKNAKLFAEELLKRGYDIVSGGTDTHLFLVDLTSRGITGKDAEHTLEIAGITVNKNAVPYDEKPPAVTSGLRIGTPAITSRGMKEPEILLIAEYIDEALKNKDNNTRLEEIKQRVVKLCGNFPIYEDLV, translated from the coding sequence ATGGAACACCTTAAACATACAGACGTAGATGTGTATAACGCCATTTTAAAGGAAATAAAGAGACAGCAAAATACACTTGAGCTTATCGCCTCTGAAAATATTGTAAGCAGAGCAGTGCTTGAGGCAATGGGTAGCGTTATGACAAACAAGTACGCAGAAGGCTATCCCGGGAAAAGATACTATGGGGGCTGCGAAAACATGGATACAGTAGAGCAGCTTGCAATAGACAGGGCAAAAGAGCTTTTCAAGGCGGACTATGTTAATGTTCAACCCCACTCAGGTGCACAGGCAAACATGTCTGTGTATTTTGCCTTTCTTAATCCCGGGGATACCATTATGGGTATGAACCTGGCGCACGGCGGACATCTTACTCATGGTAGTCCTGTAAACTTCTCGGGCAGGTTTTACAAGGTTATACCGTATGGGGTAAGAAAGGATACGAGAACAATCGATTACGATGAACTTGAAAAGCTTGCGATGGAGCACAGGCCAAAGATGCTCATCGCCGGTGCATCGGCATATCCAAGGACAATAGATTTCGAAAGATTCTCAAAGATAGCCAAGTTCTGCAATGCATATCTCATGGTTGATATGGCACACATCGCAGGACTTGTTGCAACGGGCCTACACCCGAGTCCTGTACCATGGTCTGATTTTGTTACAACTACTACCCATAAGACACTGAGAGGCCCTCGTGGAGGGGTTGTTATGTCTAAATCGGAGCACGAAAAACAGATCAGATCTCAGGTGTTCCCCGGCATGCAGGGCGGCCCGCTTATGCATGTCATTGCTGCAAAAGCAGTATCATTCAAAGAAGCGATGTCGGAAGGGTTTAAACAGTACCAGAAGCAGGTTGTTAAGAATGCAAAACTGTTTGCAGAAGAACTACTTAAAAGAGGCTATGATATTGTATCGGGAGGTACCGACACACATCTGTTTCTTGTTGATCTTACATCAAGAGGCATAACAGGCAAGGATGCTGAACATACGCTTGAGATAGCAGGTATTACGGTAAACAAGAATGCGGTACCTTATGACGAAAAACCGCCTGCAGTAACAAGCGGATTGAGAATCGGAACGCCTGCAATAACATCAAGGGGTATGAAGGAGCCTGAAATATTATTAATCGCAGAGTATATTGATGAGGCTTTAAAGAATAAAGATAACAATACAAGACTTGAGGAGATAAAACAAAGGGTTGTAAAATTGTGCGGTAATTTCCCGATATATGAAGATTTAGTCTAA